GGACAATGTAATGTCCCAGTCTGGATTCGGATCAGTCCCAAACAAATTCCCTACCATCTTCAGCCAAAGAGTGAAAGTATAAGGACACGCAAAGAACAGGTGGTCTCTAGTCTCGTCTGGTTCACCACAATAGAGGAAATGTTGCGGTTGACCCCACCGTCGAGAACGATGACCTGTGGCGAGCCTATCCTTGACTGCAAGCCAAGTGATGAAAGCAAAGCGAGGAACACCTTGAGGGAACCAAACAATTTTACTCCATAGTACAGTCTCCTTATGCACCCTGATTTGATTCCAAGTTTCAGATGAAATAAACTTAGTACCATAATCATTATCACCACGCTTCCATAATACTTCATCCCTTCCATCCGTTAACGTTAACTGAAACGTACGTATCTCTGTAACCAAGATTTGGATATGTCTGTCACGACATCGGCGAAATCTCCATTGACCCTCTCTAAGGACATCACAAATCCTCATATCTCTACTGATGCCCAGCTTTTGTGTACCAAGTTCACCAGCAATCTCAATAAGTCTTCCTTTAGAAAACCACAGATCAATCCAGAACCTTGCTGTGCTGCCATCCTTAACATCCATCAAAAGGAAGCCTTTTGCCAGAGACCGAAACTTCAGCAGCTTGCAACCATAATTTATAAATGTCTACTACTAATTTATAAAATATTTATAAAAGTTTATAAACTCAACCCTACCTCTTAAATACTAAACCATCAATAATAAACACTAAAAAAATATAAATATTAAAGTATTTTTTGAATGAATGTATTATTGAAAGGTTGTAGCCAACTTATTATATTTCAAGCAATTAATCTTAAATTTGTGGTAAAAGTTAAATTAACTCTTTTAAATCATTTATAAATATCTAAAATAATTTATACAATATTTATAGAAGTTTATAAACTCAACTCACTTCCTATATGCTAGATTCTAAAAAATAATCAGTAGACTCAAATGTTAATGTATTTTTAACCGTGACCGTGGCGCATGCTTTTTGTAAAGCTTTTTCGTCAATTTTATAGTCAAGCTCCATCCAATCGTCAAATCCGTCGAAGAAGAAGAAACAAACAGCGCAAAGAAGAGAGATTATTATGTTTCTGAATAATTATCACTTGAACAAATATTGTTACAGATTCTACACTTCTATCTTAGCGATTAATCAACTTGACCGTCAACGTACGAAGCTAGCCGTGAGTCATGGGTCCAAATCAATGAAGTATGTAGAAATTTGAAAACAAGTGGCCCGAATCATTGATTAGAAGACTTGGCAAAATATAGCCTGTCCGACGACTTGAGTCAATCAACATAAGTATGTGGACAATTTTGAGGCAAATGGCCCAACTGATTGATTGGAAGACTTGGCAAAGTCAAGACAATTTGAGTTTTTGTTTTCCTTAATAAAGAGAGCCATAATCATATAAAAACAAACACTTTCATACCAACACAAAAGAAAATTGGGGTTATGATGATTTCAAACCAATTTTATTGTCTTTTTGATATTGTTACTTTGTATTTCTTCTTTTTGGGTTTCCTCCTTCTGCACACGTTTGCTTCTCCTGTGCTCCAACATTGTCATCATGACCAGATGGATGCTCTTCTTGAGTTCAAACACGAGTTTCTGGTAAATGAATTCAACTCAAACTCATCTTTAAGTTCATGGAAGACGAATAGTGATTGTTGTCTTTGGGAAGGTGTCACATGCGATACTAAATCTGGCAAAGTGATTTCACTTGATCTCCAATACATCCCTCTCAACAACTTTTTAAAACTTAATAGTGGTCTTTTCAAACTTCAGCATCTTCGTAACCTAAGTCTTAGAGATTGCCATCTCCATGGAGAGATTCCTTCTTCATTAGGAAACCTTTCTCATCTCGAACATCTTGACCTTTTGGGTAATTATTTAGTAGGGGAAGTTCCAGCTTCAGTCGGAAACCTAACCCAACTAAAATATTTAAACCTTAACAATAACAAGTTCACTGGAAATATTCATGTTCCATTTGCCAACTTTACAAAGCTGACCCACTTAGATATCTCAAACAACCAATTCACAGGTGAATTGCCTCTTGTACTACTAAATCTAGCCACTAGTTTGTCGATTTTAGCCATTAGCAATAATCTGTTTAAATCCATCTTTCCATCTGATATGAGTCGATTCGACAAGTTAGAGCATATTGATGTGGGAGGTAACTCATTTTTCGGTCCTTTTCCTACACCTTTGTTCATGATTCCTTCGTTAACATGGGTTAATTTAAGAGAAAACCAGTTTGAGGGACCTATAGAGTTTAGGAATATATCTTCGTCATCTAAGCTTCAGAGTCTATTCCTTCGTCAAAACAAATTCGAAGGTCCTATTCCCAAATCCATATCAAAATTTCCCAATCTTGAGACTTTATTTCTTAGTGACAACAATTTCACAGGAACAATTCCCATATCTATATCAAACTTGGTCAACCTTGTTACTTTTGATATTAGCCAAAACAATTTCACTGGACCAATCCCCAGATCAAATTTAGTCAAACTCCAGTATCTTGATCTTTCTAACAATAAGTTGGAAGGTGAAATACCAGGTTGGTTAGGGGGTGTGTCGGAGTTGATGCTTTCTCACAACTCTTTCAGCCGTTTTGGAAAGTCATTAGAAGTTTCAGATGTAACACATATCCAAACGTTGGATCTGAGTTCAAATTCTTTCCAAGGACCATTACCTCATTGGATATGCAAGCTTAGACCGTCAATGTTCTTGGATTTGTCTAACAATATCTTCAACGGTTCCATCCATCAATGTTTAAGGAACACGATTGTTCCTCTCAGAGCGCTAAATCTACAGAACAACAATCTCACTGGAATTCTTCATCAAGATTTATTTGTCAACGCTACCAACTTAGAGTTAGTTGACGTTAGGGGCAACAAGTTGGAGGGAAAACTTCCAGAATCATTGATCAACTGCATTTCTTTGAAGTTTTTAAATGTAAGAAGCAACAAGATCAAAGACAAGTTTCCATCTTGGTTGAGTTCTCTGCCGTCATTAAATGTCTTAATCCTCCGATCAAATGAATTCTACGGGCCTTTGTATCATCCACATGTGTCCATTGGGTTTCAAAGTTTAAAAGTCATTGATATATCACATAACCACTTCAACGGAACTTTGCCGCCTTTCTATTTTTCCAAATGGCATGGGATGACCACGTTAAGGGAAGAACATCAAAGTTACACCGTCTACATGGGATATCCTGCGTATGGAGGTTTTTACCGTAGTTCGATGGAAATGGTGAACAAAGGAGTTGATACAAAGTTTCAGCGGATCCGAAAAGACTTCAAGGCTATTGACTTTTCAGAAAACGAATTTGGTGGAAAGATACCGAGTTCCATTGGATTTTTGAAAGAACTGCGTCTTCTCAACTTGTCTGGTAACACATTAACAGGCAATATACCTCAATCATTGGCAAATCTGACAAATCTCGAGGAACTAGACTTGTCTCGAAATCAGCTGTTAGGTCAGATTCCTAGTGAGCTTGGCAGTCTATCTTTTTTGTCAATTATGAACTTCTCCCATAACAATCTCGAAGGTCCAATACCGCGAAGCACACAGTTTCAAAGACAAAGCTGTTCAGCATTCATGTACAACTCCAACCTCTATGGTCTCGAAGATATATGTGGAAAGACACATGTCCCTAATCCTACACCACAAGAGTCCGAAGATTTGTTCGAGCCAAAAGAACAAGTGATTAGTTGGATTTCAGCTGGGATAGCCTATGGACCTGGTGTATTTTATGGGTTGGTGATTGCACATAAATTATCTCCACACATACACAAGTGGTTCATGTAAAAGTTCCGTCATATGTTCAACACCATCTCTCTTTAAATGTTTGCGAAACATGTGTATATTTGTGCTCTTCAAATGTAATTTTTTATATTATTATTTGTTTTAATAATCGTGGTGTTTGGTGGTATGTGATCTTTATGTTAAAAATGTATTCAAAAGCTTCTTTCTACATAAATCAAAACTTGTGAGGCTACAAATGTTTAAACTCTTAGATATGGTGAGTGTGTGTATGTGATAGGTGATGTGGTGCTGACCTGGCAACAGCAGAAGAATAAGAAGAGTGACTTGGCACCTGCAGAAGAAAAGAAAGATTTCGGTTAGACTTGTAAAGAGAGAGAGAGAGTGTCATAAGTATAAATAGATGATAGATTGTAACAAAATCTTTATGCATCTTGTGGTGATGTATCTGGGAGAGATTGTAATCGTTGTTCTTGATGCTTATGTTGATTTTTTATAACTTGTCACGTCTTTTAAGTCTTACCCACCACCCACCAGGACTTTCGTATTAACTTAGATAGGCTTCCAACCTAAAACTAATTGGTGATAAATGGATTGACCTCTCTATTTTATATATTACTTAAAATTACTTCCAACTATTTATGTGGGAGATTTGGTCTCTAATACGTGATTTCGAAATAATGGCTCTTTGAACGTTAATCTCGGAATGTTTGGGAAAGATAGATGGGACAACTTTGGGCAAGATCGATGTGGATTGGGTTGGACTGTTTGGATGGACTTTGATACCATTTTAAATTATATGGGTTTCCAACCTAAAATCAGTTGGTGATAACTGCAGTGGTTCATATATCTTATATATTACTGAGAATCTCTTATAACTTCCGATGTGGGACATTTGTCCCTATTACGTCTCCTCGAGATCATGGATCTTTGAGTGTCAATCTCAAAATGTCTGGGCAAGGATCGATGGGCCGACTTTGGGTTGGATCGAGTTGGATTGTTTGAATCGGGTTGGATTGTTTGAATCGGGTTCTAAGCCAGATAGTTTCCAACGTAAAACCAATTGGTGATAAGTGAATTAACTCATCTATTTTATATATTACTTAAGATCTTTTCCAGCTTCTGACCCAACTTTTGATGTGGGACCTTCGTCCCTAATATTTCAAAGGCAAAAAGTTCAATGGAAACTTTTCTTCCTCTAATTGACAAAAGAATAAAATATCTAACACTCTTGTGAGTGAACCAATTTGCGAGTGATAAGAGGTGAGACTTCAGTCTATAATATTCTTATTCTGTTTACCTAAGACTGTTGTTTGGCCATTCATCCTCACTGTTATCTCTCTTGGCATTTTTTTTTAAGAAGCCATATCATTCGAGTAAAAAGGGTTGAAACTTTTGTATTCTGGATCAAAACGACCTCAAGAAATTTCTTAACTGCATTCCCAAGTAAGTTCAGATTCACATTTCTTAGCTTAGAGACTCAGGATTAGTACTTAAAGATTTCAGTATGACTCTTGCAGGTTTTTTTAAGGAAGCTGATATCTTCAAACGACGTGAGTTATTAGAAAAAACAAGTAACTTGGCGGATGAACCTGCTCCTCAATCTCCTAGTCCTTCTCGTCAGATTATAATAGTCATAATCTCAGGAGCAGTGGGTCTTTCCCTGCAGTACCCAATGCAAACAAGAGAATGTATCTTTAGTCTCTCCTCTACCTTCTCCTGATGAGAACACTTATTCTCCAAGAATCAGCCGCAAGATAATAAACAGTCAAAACATTTATTGTGGTAGCTTTTTTCTCTTGTTTGCTAATTATAATAGCCATAATATTCTTCTGCCGGAAAAGTGCTGTAGAGAGCATAGGCCTTGGACAACTGGTCTTGGTGGGAAGTTGCATAAAGTTTTTGTTACTGATACAAAACTTATTTCTCTTTGACTCTGTTTTACAATAATTACTCTGTTTCTACCCTGTTATTACTCTGTTTTATGTAAGTGTAGGATGGAATACGGTAAAGTAATGCAAAAGACAAATCAGTAGATAAAGGGAACTAGTAAACATGTTTTGCTATATTAGATATCACCTTAGAAAATCATTACAAAACTTACTTAATCAACTTTACACAACTAGTTATTTCCCTAACAATTGCTACTGAAAAGACTCCTAGCTTACATATCTCGTCGCATGATGCGTTAGTCTCTGACTCAAAATGATACCAAGAACACTTCCAAGAGATTCTCACTCTTGCTCTATAAATTCAGCCTCGAGTGTCTAGTTGATTCCTCATCAACCTCTTGTTATTTTATAGTGATCTCCATGTTTCCAAAATCATATTCCAAAGACCACACAAAGAAATCATGGATATGAACAACTTTCATATTAATAAGTACAAATTAATTTTTTTTTGGAATTGTACTTATTAATTAATTTTTTTTTGGAATTGTACTTATTCCTTTTCAAGGCATACACTTAAACCTTTTTTTTTTGAACAACGCATATACTTAACCCAAATTTATCTTTTTGCCTTTCCTCCTTGGCATAAATTCACTCCTCAAATTTACCCTAATCCAGCTCACCAACTTACATCCACATGATCTCCACCACCCACTACAAGAAAACATAAGTTTAACGACGGCGGTATTCCTCGTGATTTCGTCGTAAAAGAGGGTTTACTAGGAATTAGCGAGGAAACACGTTTCGTCGTTACTCGTTCGTCGTAACGCATATTTCCTCGCCAATTCGTCGTTACTTAGCGAGGAAAACGTTTCGTCGTAAAGACGAAGTACCATATTTCGTCGTAAAGACCACGTAAATATTCCACGTAAGAATGTCGCTATATTTCCTCGTAAATACCTCGAAAGTAGTTCCTCGTAAACTACACATATTTATCTCGAAAGTATTTCCTCGTAAAGTACACGTAAATACCTCAAAAATAATACCTCGTAAAGTACTCGTTGAATCTTCCTCGTCATTTGCTCGTAAACTTCCACGCAAATAAGTCGTAAATTAGCTACGAATTCACTTCGTTTTATTATTTTACAAAATTTAAAAATATAATTAAAAAAAATAATTAAAATTATTAATAAAATTTAAATTTAAAAATAAAATCAATACAAAAATATTTTATATATAAATAAGTTTTGAATTTATAAATACAACAACCGAAAAAAAAACTAAGAGTCGTTCATCGCCCTGTAGAATTCATCACTCCTCCTCTCTACATCCGTCTTGGCATGTGTGTCGGATAGGGGTGTTCAATCCGGATATCGGTTCGGTTTAGGTTCGGTTTTNNNNNNNNNNNNNNNNNNNNNNNNNNNNNNNNNNNNNNNNNNNNNNNNNNNNNNNNNNNNNNNNNNNNNNNNNNNNNNNNNNNNNNNNNNNNNNNNNNNNNNNNNNNNNNNNNNNNNNNNNNNNNNNNNNNNNNNNNNNNNNNNNNNNNNNNNNNNNNNNNNNNNNNNNNNNNNNNNNNNNNNNNNNNNNNNNNNNNNNNNNAACAAAAACGTAAAAATGCTTCTACCATCAAATAAAATCATCAAATCTATAATTAAAATCAGGGCCTGAAATTTTGAAAATAAAAATATGAAACAATACAGAAACATGAAAGAAAAGTTTTTCCACTCTTCCATATTTAGTGTTGAACACGAAACTCTGTTTGTTTATAGATAAGAAAAAAGTTGTGAAAATTTTCCATTAATTATTTTCCATCAAATTTATCATCTTCATATTAATTTAGTGAATACTAAAATAAAGCAAAAAGATAAAAAAAAAAACTTAGAAAATAAGATGTCTGAATTGCGATGTATTGTTATTTAATTATATTTTAAGTGTTTTACAAATTATATAAGGTTCTTTATTACTATAACATTATGGTAATAGTTATTAACACAAATTCAACTTATATAACAAATAGATTTTCATGTATTGTTATAAAATAGATACATATTTACATGTTTCTACTTTTAGTCGGTTTTATTCAGTTTATTCGGTTTAATCGGTTATATACCAAACCATATCCAAATCCTACGGTTTTTATAAAATTATATCCATTCGGTTTATATGGTATATACCAAAACCAAACCATATTGTCTATTTCGGTTCGGTTCGGTTCGGTATGGTTCGGTTTCGCCTAGAATGGGATTTTGTCGTTGCATGTTCCTCAGCAAGGACTCCCATTCCAGATTTGTGGCCGCTATAACGTCTAAAAGCCGTCGACTCCACCCACACGAGCTGTGAACGCAGGTCGCGTCGAGTCCAACTCGTTACGCAGCTGAGCGGACTCTCTACGCAGCTGAGTGACTTCATCTTCCCGTGTCTGACCATAAGACGATCTCGCTCTCAGAACATCGTTGACGGAACCAATCCCCAACATATGTCCCTTTTTCTTAGGGACAACCTTAAAAACAAAAAATAAATATTGTTAGTAAAAATTTAAAGTTAAATTAAATGAATAATAAAAAAAATAATTTTTTTAAAAACTTACCTCCTCGTAAATCTTATCCACTTCAAGTGCGGATAAGGTGACGGGTAATCCGTCGTTGGATTGCTGGGTCAGCTGGGTCTGGCGGTCGTCAACCTGAGCAACCAGGTCGTTGAAGATT
The DNA window shown above is from Brassica oleracea var. oleracea cultivar TO1000 chromosome C3, BOL, whole genome shotgun sequence and carries:
- the LOC106333755 gene encoding receptor-like protein 12 is translated as MMISNQFYCLFDIVTLYFFFLGFLLLHTFASPVLQHCHHDQMDALLEFKHEFLVNEFNSNSSLSSWKTNSDCCLWEGVTCDTKSGKVISLDLQYIPLNNFLKLNSGLFKLQHLRNLSLRDCHLHGEIPSSLGNLSHLEHLDLLGNYLVGEVPASVGNLTQLKYLNLNNNKFTGNIHVPFANFTKLTHLDISNNQFTGELPLVLLNLATSLSILAISNNLFKSIFPSDMSRFDKLEHIDVGGNSFFGPFPTPLFMIPSLTWVNLRENQFEGPIEFRNISSSSKLQSLFLRQNKFEGPIPKSISKFPNLETLFLSDNNFTGTIPISISNLVNLVTFDISQNNFTGPIPRSNLVKLQYLDLSNNKLEGEIPGWLGGVSELMLSHNSFSRFGKSLEVSDVTHIQTLDLSSNSFQGPLPHWICKLRPSMFLDLSNNIFNGSIHQCLRNTIVPLRALNLQNNNLTGILHQDLFVNATNLELVDVRGNKLEGKLPESLINCISLKFLNVRSNKIKDKFPSWLSSLPSLNVLILRSNEFYGPLYHPHVSIGFQSLKVIDISHNHFNGTLPPFYFSKWHGMTTLREEHQSYTVYMGYPAYGGFYRSSMEMVNKGVDTKFQRIRKDFKAIDFSENEFGGKIPSSIGFLKELRLLNLSGNTLTGNIPQSLANLTNLEELDLSRNQLLGQIPSELGSLSFLSIMNFSHNNLEGPIPRSTQFQRQSCSAFMYNSNLYGLEDICGKTHVPNPTPQESEDLFEPKEQVISWISAGIAYGPGVFYGLVIAHKLSPHIHKWFM